The Kribbella sp. HUAS MG21 genome includes the window GTCCCGCCAGGTGCCGGGCTCCTTGCGCATCGGAACCGGCAGCATGTTGAGGTGCATGCCGTAGACGCGTTCGGCACCTTCGACCGCAGGCCTGATGTGACTGGTCAGGCCGCTGTGGAACTCCTCGTGGCCGGTCAGTGCACTCAGCACCGCGAGGTGTGCGGCGAACAGCACGCTCTTCAGCGACGTACCCGTCTCGGTCGCCACACCTCGCAGCTGCTGCTCCAGGTCGTCGTAGCGAACCTCCACCCGGTACGGCGTGCGCTCCGCCGACTCGTCGCCCTTCCAGCCGGAGGGGATCGTGAACTTCGGCAGCGCGGCCACCTGTGCCCAGTACTCGCGGTCGGCAACGGAGTCGAGTGCCGCCAGCTCACCGGCGATCGCGTCCGCGAACCGTACCGGCGGGGCCTGCCACGGCTCCTGGTCCTGGCCGTCGCGGAAGCGTACGTAGTACTCGAGCAGCTCGGTCACCAGCGCGTGGTGGCTCCAGCCTTCGAGGATCACGTGGTTCTGCGTCACCGTGGCTTGCCAGCTCAGCTCGTCCAGCTGGTGTACTGCGAACCGCAGCAACGGCGGCCGCGCCTGGTCGAAGTGCGTCGCCTGCTCCTCTGTCTGGAACCCGGCGATCGCCTGCCGCTGGATGTTCTCCGGCAGCGCGGACAGGTCCACGTACGTCAGCGGTACGTCGGCTGTCGCGTGGACCAGCTGCATCGGGACGGAGTACGTCTCCAGGTCGACAGCGGTCCGCAGTACCTCGTGCCGCTCGATCAGCAACGCCAGCGCTTGCCGAAGAGCCTCCACCGACAGAGGCTTCTCGTCGGTCAGCCGGGTGGAGACCACGTTGTGGTAGGCACGCGGCGTGGTGCTGGACAGCAGCTCGACCATCATCCCGGTCTGCGCCTCGGACAGCGGATACGCGTCGACCACGCCGGCCGGGACCAGTGCACGGTCCGCCTCGACGACAAGCGCGAACGGCTCCACCGAGCGCGCCGCCTCCACAGCAGGTCGGCCGGTGAGCTTCTCCGCCAGCACGGCAACGGTCCGGGCCTCGAACACGTCCTGCACGCCGGCGTCCAGTCCGGCACGCCGCAGCCCGCCGACGACCGACACCGCGCTGATCGAGTCGCCGCCCAGCTCGAAGAAGCTGTCCAGTACGCCGACCCGCTCGATGCCGAGCGCCCGCTGCCAGACCGCGACGATCTCCTTCTCGGTCTCGGACCGCGGCGCGACGTACTCGACCGCGGTAGCCGTGTACTCCGGCGCCGGAAGGGCGGCCCGGTTCAGCTTCCCGCTCGCGGTCAGCGGCAGCGCTCCCAGTACGACGAACGCGGCCGGGACCATGTACTCCGGTAGCTGTGTCGCGACGACCGCCCGCACTTCGTCCAGGTCGAGCGGACCGGACGGCACGACGTACGCGACCAGCTTGCGGTCACCGGGCCGGTCCTCGCGGGCGATCACCGCGACATGCGCAACCGCGTCGTGCTTCCGGACCGCTGCCTCGACCTCGCCCAGTTCGATCCGGTAGCCATGGATCTTCACCTGGTCGTCGACGCGCGTCGGACAGGTCAGGGTGCCGTCCGCGTTCCAGGCGGCCAGGTCTCCGGTGCGGTACATCCGCTCGCCGGGCGGTCCCCACGGACAGGCGACGAACTTGGCGGCGGTCAGGTCGGACCGGTTGTGGTAGCCGCGGGCGACCTGCGGTCCGGCGACGTACAGCTCGCCGACCACACCGACCGGCGCCGGTTGCAGGTTCGCGTCCAGCACGTAGACGCGGACGTTCGGCATCGGACAGCCGATCGTGACCGGTCCGGCCGGGAGCTGCTCGCCGGGCCGGTAGGTCAGCCCGGTCACCGCGACCGTCGTCTCGGTCGGACCGTACTCGTTGATCAGGGCAACGTTCGGGTGCAGGGCCCGCCAAGCCTCGGCCGCCTCGCCGACGAGGGGCTCGCCACCGGTCATCAGCTGCAGCGAGGGCGACCAGTCGGCGGACAGCTCGGTCAGCAACGTCAGGTGGCTCGGTGTCACCTTTACGAAGGCAGGCTTGGCCGGCGGTGCGTCCTCGGTGCCGTCGAGCGCTCCGAGGATCGCCGTACCCCCGGAGGCGAGCGGACCCCACAGGGCGTTGACGGTCAGGTCGAACGAGGCGGAGCCGTGCAGCAACGAGGAGGTGGCGAGGCCGTCGCACTCCTCGGCGCAGAACGCGAGGTAGTTCGCGACCTGGCGGTGCTCGAGCACGGCGCCCTTCGGACGGCCTGTCGAGCCGGACGTGTAGATGACGTAGATCGCGTTCTCCCGGCGCAGTGGGGCGATCCGGTCCGCGTCCGTGACCGGCGCACCGGACTGGCCGCTGGCCGTCGTGCTGTCGAGCAGCAGGACCGGTACGTCGCCGGCCGGTACGTCGACGCCCGCCGCCGTCACCATCAGCACCGGTCCGGAGTCGGCCAGGACGAACTCGACGCGATCACGCGGGTTGTCCGGGTCGATCGGCACGTAGGTACCGCCGGCCTTCACCACTGCGAGCAGGGCGACGATCAGCTCGACCGATCGAGGAAGGGCGACCGCGACCCTGGACTCCGGTCCGACACCGCGCTCGATCAGTACCCTGGCCAGCTGGTTCGCCCGCTGGTCCAGCTCGCCGTACGTCAGCTCCAGGCCGTGGTCCACGACTGCCGGACGGTCAGGTGTCCGTGCGACCGAGGCGTCGATCAGATCGGGCAGGATCGCGGGTAGTTCGGAACGCACGCGGCCCTCGGCGAACGTCTCGAGGACCAGGCTTTCCTCGTCCGCCGACAGGTGCGCCAGCCGGGCGTCGCCTTCGGGATCGGCGGCCATGGCTTCCAGCACCGAGCGGTACAGCCCGGCCAGGCGCTCGGCGTTGTCGATGCCGATGACGCCGGAGTCCGCGGTCAGGATGATGTAGCCACCGCGCGACGACACCGTCAGCGGCACCTCGGTGATGCTCTCGTTCTGCAGGCTCGTCCGCCGGGCCGCGACGACCGGCATGTCGTCCGTCGACTCGTAGGTCTCACCGGCGTACGGGTCGACCAGGTTGTCGTCGAGCTGCCGGAAGTCCTGGTAGTTGAAGAAAACGTTGATCAGCCGGCGGCCCGCGTCGCGCTGGATCTGCGGCATCGGGTACCGGCGGTGCGGCCACAGCTCCCGCTCCCGGGCGAAGGTCTGCTCGACCAGCTCCCGCCAGGTCCGGGCACCGCGGTCGACCGGGAACGGCAACGTGTTCAGGTACATGCCGTGCACCTGGTCCGCGCCCTTCGCCTCGGGACGGGCGTCACAGACCAGACCGGTCGTGAACGCGGACTCGGCGCTCAGCAGGCTCATGACCTTGATGTGCGCGGCCAGCATCACCGACTTCAGCGATGCGTCGGCCGCAGTCGCCAGCGCACGCAGCCCGTCCTCGAGGTCGATCGTGCGCGCACCGGCGTACAACGCGTGCGGCTCGCCCTCCTCGCCCCAGCCGGCCGGGAGCTCGACCGGCTCGTAGCTGGTCGCGACGTCGAGCCAGTACGCCTTGTCGTCGGCCGACGCGAGCGACTCCAGTTCGGCCGCCACGAAGTCGGCGTACCGCACCTTCGGCGGCACGTAGGGCTCCGGCTCGTTGCCGGACCGGATCGCGCGGTAGGTGGTGACCAGCTCCATCAGCAGCGAGTGGTAGCTCCAGCCCTCCGACACTGCGTGGCACTCCGTGCTGGTGAGCCACCAGGCGTCGGTCTGCCCGGTGGTGTGTACGTGGAAGCGCAGCAATGCCGGCGCGGACAGGTCGAACGGCCTGGCTCGTTCGGCAGCGCGGAACTCGCGGAGTGCGCTGTCAACGTCAGCCGAGCCGAGTGCGGTCATTCCGATCGGCAGCGCCGCCTTTGCGTGCACCAACTGCAGCGGACGGGAGTAGCTACCGAGGTCGATCGACGTGCGCAGGTTCTCGTGGCGGGTCAACAGCAGGTCAGCTGCGCGCTGCAGCGCCGACAGGTCGAACGGCTGGTCGTCCAGGATCCGGTGCGACGTGGTGTTGTGGTAGTGCGCCTGCTCCGCCCCGGCAAGCATCTCGGCGACCATGCCGGTCTGCGCCTGCGACAACGGGTAGGCGTCCGTGACCCCGGCCGGCAGCGCAGCGCGGTCCTCCTCGGCGATGAGCGCGAACGGCGCGACGAACGTCTCCTCCTTCGCCGCACGCCCGGTCAGCTTCTCCGCCAGCGCAGCGACCGTGCGGTACTCGAAGACGTCCCAGACGGCGACGTCGACACCTGTCTCGCGCAGCGCACCGACAACGGCCACCGCACTCAGCGAGTCACCGCCGAGCTCGAAGAAGCTCGTGTGGACGTCGATCTCCTCGACCCCGAGCACCCGGGACCAGATCGCGGCCAACTGCTCCTCGGTCGTCGTACGCGCCGTCACCTTCGCCGCGTCCACCACGTCCACCGCGGCAGCAGCAGTGCCCGGCTCGGGCAGGGCCCGCAGGTCGGTCTTGCCGTTCTCCGTCAGCGGGATCGCGTCCAGTACGACGAACGCCGCCGGCACCATGTACTCCGGCAGCCACTCCTCGGCATGCGCCTTCAGTACGGCGGTGTCCGCGGACGTCACGACGTACGCGACCAGGCGCTTGTCACCGGACGGGGTGTCGCGGGCGACCACGATCGCCTGGCTGACGGCCGGGTGCCGCAGCAGGGTGCTCTCGATCTCGCCCAGCTCGATCCGGTAGCCGTGGATCTTGACCTGGTTGTCCACGCGGCTCGGGCAGGTCAGGGTGCCGTCGGAGTCCCACGCCGCCAGGTCGCCGGTGCGGTACATGCGTTCGCCCGGCGCCCACGGGCAGGCGACGAACTTCTCCGCGGTCAGGTCCGGGCGGTTGAGGTAGCCGCGGGTTACGCAGTCCCCCACCACGTACAGCTCGCCGACCACACCGATCGGGGCCGGACGCAGGAACGCGTCCAGAACCAGCACTCGCGAGTTGGGCATCGGTTTGCCGATGGCGAGACCACCTGTCGGCAGCTCGTCGTCCGGCTCGATCCGCAACGCCGTACAGCCCACAGTCGTCTCGGTCGGTCCGTACTCGTTGATGACGGCAACACCAGGGTGCTTGGCCCGCCACGCGTCCACGGCCTCGCCGGTCAGCGCCTCGCCACCGGTCATCAGTACGTCGGTCGGTGAGAACTCGTCCGGTAGCTCCACCAGGAACGGCAGGTGGCTCGGCGTGACCTTGACGAACGTCGGCGCCGTCTCCGGTCCCGGCCGGCTGCCGTCGAGCGAGCCGATCACCACCTGGCCGCCTAGCACCAGCGGACCCCACAGCGCGTTCACCGTCAGATCGAAGGACACCGACGAGTGCAACAGCGAGGAGCCCGCCAGACCGTCGTACTCGCCCGCACACCAGGCCAGGTAGTTGGACAACTGCCGGTGCTCGACTACGACGCCCTTCGGCCGACCCGTGGAGCCGGACGTGTAGATCAGGTACGCCGGGTTGCCGGGACCTGCGGTGCTGCCGAGGTCGTGGTCCGGGTAGCCGGCGAAGCGGGCGTGGTAGTCGACCGCCACCGCCGGTGCGCCGGACGCGGGCAGGCCGGAGGTGGACGCGCCGGACACCAGGACCAGGTCGGGGTCGGAGTCCTCGAGGATGAAGGCATTCCGGTCCGCTGGATACTCCGGGTCGATCGGCACGTAGGCGGCTCCGGCCTTCAGCACGGCCAGCACCGCGACGATGAGGTCCGCCGACCGTGGGATCGCCACCGCGACCCGCGACTCCGGGCCGACGCCTTCGTCGACGAGGAACCGGGCGATGCGGTTCGCCCGCGCGTTGAGTTCGCCGTACGTCAGCTGGGTCGTCCCGTCGACGACGGCGATCGCGGACGCCTTGCGTTGCGCCACCTGCTCGTGGACCGGCAGCGTCAGCTCGAGCTCACCGCCGCACGCGAACGTCTGGGTCAGCTCCTCCAGCTCGTCCGCGGTGAACATCTCCAGCGCCGACTGCGGCCGGTCCGGCGCCGCCACGCCCTCGGCCAGCAGCCGGATGAAGTGGCCGGCCATCCGGCGCGCGGTGGACTCGTCGAACAGCGCCGTCGCATAGGTGAGGACGCCGTCCAGCGCACCGTCGACGGTCTCGGTCAGCTTCAGGTTCAGGTCGAACTTGGCCACCGTGAACCCGGTCCGCACCGGCTCGGCGACCAGCTTGCCGAGCGTGACAGCTCCGGGAGGTGCCTGCCGTACGACGAAGGCCACCTGGAACAGCGGCGAGCGCGACATGTCCCGCTCCGGCTGCAGCTCGTCCACCAGCTTCGCGAACGGCACGGTCTGGTGGTCGTGCGCGTCCAGCACCCGCGCACGCGTCTCACGGACCAGGTCCGCGAACGTGGGGTCGCCCTGCCAGCGGCTGCGGATCACCAGACTGTTGATGCCGTACCCGATCATCCGCTGCAGCTCCGGGCGGGTCCGCCCGGACACCACGGTGCCGACCGCAACGTCCTGCTCACCGGTGTAGCGCGCCAGCATCAGCTGGTACGCCGTCAGCATCACCACGAACGGCGTGGTGTCGAACTTCGCCGCCAACGCCCGCACGCGATCCGCCAAGCCGTCCGGGAGCTCGAACGGCAGGTCCGCACCCGCAGTACTGCGGACAGCCGGGCGCGGCCGGTCGGTCGGCAGCTCGACCGGGCGGATGCCCTCCAGCTGCTTCCGCCACCACTCCAGCTCGCCGTTCAGGTCCTGGCTGCGCTGCCAGGCGGCGAAGTCGGCGTACTGCAGCGGCAGCTGCACCAGTGACGGCGCAACGCCTGCGGAGTGCGCGCCGTACAGCTCGGCCAGCTCTTCCGACAACAGCTCGGTCGACCACGCGTCCCCGGCGATGTGGTGCAGGACCACGATCAGCAGGTGGTCGTCGGCCGCTGCGCGCACCAGTGTCGCTCTGGCGGGCCACTCGCGTTCCAGGTCGAAGCCTGTCGCGGTCTGCTCGCGCAGTACTGCGGCCAGCGCCGCCTCGCGATCACCGGCCTCTGTGAGCTCTACCAGTCGCAGGCCCGGGCCAGGCCCTTGGTCGACCACCTGGACCGGCTGGTCGTTGTGGAGCTCGTAGCGGGTGCGCAGGATCTCGTGCCGTGCCAGCAGATCGGCCCAGGCCCGCTGCAGCGCGTCCAGGTCGAGCAGTCCGCGGGTCCGCAGCGCGGCCGGCAGCAGGTACTCCGAGCTGTCGGTGTCGAGCCGGTTCAGGAACCACATCTGCTGCTGCCCGAACGACAGCGGCAACTGCCGGCTCCGGTCGGCCTGGGGAATGCCCGTCCGCCGGCCGCGACCGGCACCAGCCAGCCGTCGGCGCAGCAGTTCGTCGCGGGCGTCTGTGGTGCTCACCTAGTTCTCCTCGGCGGTGGCGGCTAGGACTTCGTGGTCGGGGAGCGCGTCGATCTCGGCGCGGATCAGCGCCTCGACCGCGGCGGCCAGTTCGGCCACGGTCGGCTGCTCGAAGATCGCGCGCACCGGCAGGTCGACCTCGAACACGGACTGCAGGCGGGCGATCAGGCGGATCGCCAGGATCGAGTTCCCGCCGCTGCGGAAGAAGTTCTGCCGGACGCCGACGTCCTGGCCGAGCAGCTCGGTCCAGATCTCGGCGATCCGCTCCTCGACGACGGTCGCCGGCGGCACCAGGTGCTCCGCCGCCGCCTGCTCGGGCGCGGGCAGCGCGGACCGGTCGAGCTTGCCGTTGGCGTTCAACGGCAGGCGGTCCAGCGGCACGAACGCCGCCGGCACCAGGTAGCCGGGCAGCACGCGGCCGGCGTGGTCCGCGAGCTCGTCCGCGGTCGCCGTACCGACGTAGTACGCGACCAGGCGCAGATCGCCCGGACGGTCCTCGCGGGCGATCACGACCGCGTCGCCGACCCCGGAGTGGCCGACCAGCACGAGCTGGATCTCCTCGGGCTCGATCCGGTGGCCGCGGACCTTCACCTGGTGGTCGGTGCGGCCGAGGAACTCCACGGTGCCGTCGGTACGACGCCGCACCAGGTCACCGGTGCGGTACAGCCGTCCTGGACCGAAGGGGTTCGGCAGGAAGCGTTCCGCGGTCAGCTCGGGCCGGTTGACGTAGCCGCGAGCCACGCCGGTACCACCGACGTAAAGCTCGCCGACCACGCCTAGCGGGACCGGACGGCGATCGGCGTCGAGGACGTACATGGTCAGGTTCGGCAGCGGCTTGCCGATCGGGAGCACGTCCGACTGCTCGGCCGCGGGCACCTCGTAGATCGACGTACCCACCGACGCCTCCGTCGGGCCGTACTCGTTGATGATCCGCGTGTCCGGTGCCAGCGAGCGCCAGGCCTCCAGGACGCGGCGCGTGAACGGTTCGCCGGCGACGACCAGGACCTCGGCGAGGTCGGCGGCCTGGTCTGCACTGAGCTGCGTGGTCAGGATCTCCAGGTGCGACGGCGTCAGCTTCACGAAGCTGTACGGCGCATGCGCCGCCAGCTCGCGTCCCAGGTCGGCGAGGTCCAGGTCCGCGGGCAGCAGGTGCACGGTCTGACCTGCGATCAGCGGGGCCCACAGGTTCGGTACGCCGAGGTCGAACGCCACCGACGAGAACACCGGTGCCCCACCGCTGCCGGCACCGCACAGCTCACGGGCCGCCCAGTCGAGGTGGTTGACGAGACCGCGATGCGGCACCGCAACGCCCTTCGGCTGACCGGTGCTGCCGGAGGTGTAGATCACGTACGCCAGCTCGTCCAGGTCGTGCTCCAGCTCCGGCGCCTCGGCCAGCCGCGCCGCAATCGCCTCAGCATGAGCGTCGACCAGTACGACGCCGTCCGCGGTGCTGCGGCCGCTGGAGGTGACCAAAGCCTTCACCTCAGCGTCCTGGCAGACGAACGCGACCCGGTCCGCAGGAGTGTCCGGATCGATCGGCAGGTACGCCGCACCGGCCTTCCACGCGGCCAGCATCGCCGTCGGCAGCCAGGGCCCGCGGTCGAGCAGTACGCCGACCACATCTCCCTGCACCACTCCCAGCGCACGCAGGTGCTGCGCAAGCCGGTTGGCGTTCGCCTCCAGCTCGCCGTACGTCGTGCCCCTCGGCGACACGGCGATCGCGTGCGGGGTCGCGGCCGCCTGCGCCTCGAACCGCTGCAGCGTGGTCAGAGCAGGCACCTCCAGCGTCGTCGCGTTCCAGCCGTGGATCAGCTGGTCGCGCTCCTCGACACTCAGTACGTCGGCCGCACCGAGCGTCGTGGCAGGGTCGGCGACCATTGCTTCGAGCAGCCGCACGAAGGCGTCAGTGATGCGCTGCACGGTCGCGCGCTCGAACAGACTGGTCGCGTACTCCATTGCCCCCAGCAACGACCCGTCGGCGAGGCGGCGCATGTTCAGGGTCAGGTCCGTCTTCGCGACCTGGAGCGCCGGCTGGACGGCGGCCAGGTCCTCGAGGTCCCCCTCGGCGCCGGAGAAGCCGGTGCCGTGGAAGTCGAAGGCGGCCTGGTACAGCGGCGTCCGGGACAGGTCGCGATCGGGAGCCAGGTCGTCGACGAGCCGGTCGAACGGCAGGCCGGCGTGGCTGAACGCGTCCTCGCAGACCGGGCGGACACGCTCCAACGCGTCCTCGAACGACAGGTCAGCGTCCAGACGGCACCGCAGTACCACGGTGTTGAGGAAGAAGCCGACCAGCTTCTCCAGCTGTGGCAGGTCCCGCCCGGCAACCGGTGCGCCGACCGCCACGTCCCAGGTCCCCGTGAAGCGTGCAAGCGTGGCCGCATAGGCGGTCAGCAGCGTGCTGAACGGAGTACACCCGTGTGAGCGGCCCAGCTGGTCCAGCCGCTCGGCCAGCTCGCCGGCGACGCTGAACGTCACCATGGCGCCGTGCGGGTCGCGGACCGGCGGGCGTGGCTTGTCGATCGGCAGTTCGAGCGGCTCGCTGCCGTCCAACGCCGT containing:
- a CDS encoding amino acid adenylation domain-containing protein; translated protein: MSTTDARDELLRRRLAGAGRGRRTGIPQADRSRQLPLSFGQQQMWFLNRLDTDSSEYLLPAALRTRGLLDLDALQRAWADLLARHEILRTRYELHNDQPVQVVDQGPGPGLRLVELTEAGDREAALAAVLREQTATGFDLEREWPARATLVRAAADDHLLIVVLHHIAGDAWSTELLSEELAELYGAHSAGVAPSLVQLPLQYADFAAWQRSQDLNGELEWWRKQLEGIRPVELPTDRPRPAVRSTAGADLPFELPDGLADRVRALAAKFDTTPFVVMLTAYQLMLARYTGEQDVAVGTVVSGRTRPELQRMIGYGINSLVIRSRWQGDPTFADLVRETRARVLDAHDHQTVPFAKLVDELQPERDMSRSPLFQVAFVVRQAPPGAVTLGKLVAEPVRTGFTVAKFDLNLKLTETVDGALDGVLTYATALFDESTARRMAGHFIRLLAEGVAAPDRPQSALEMFTADELEELTQTFACGGELELTLPVHEQVAQRKASAIAVVDGTTQLTYGELNARANRIARFLVDEGVGPESRVAVAIPRSADLIVAVLAVLKAGAAYVPIDPEYPADRNAFILEDSDPDLVLVSGASTSGLPASGAPAVAVDYHARFAGYPDHDLGSTAGPGNPAYLIYTSGSTGRPKGVVVEHRQLSNYLAWCAGEYDGLAGSSLLHSSVSFDLTVNALWGPLVLGGQVVIGSLDGSRPGPETAPTFVKVTPSHLPFLVELPDEFSPTDVLMTGGEALTGEAVDAWRAKHPGVAVINEYGPTETTVGCTALRIEPDDELPTGGLAIGKPMPNSRVLVLDAFLRPAPIGVVGELYVVGDCVTRGYLNRPDLTAEKFVACPWAPGERMYRTGDLAAWDSDGTLTCPSRVDNQVKIHGYRIELGEIESTLLRHPAVSQAIVVARDTPSGDKRLVAYVVTSADTAVLKAHAEEWLPEYMVPAAFVVLDAIPLTENGKTDLRALPEPGTAAAAVDVVDAAKVTARTTTEEQLAAIWSRVLGVEEIDVHTSFFELGGDSLSAVAVVGALRETGVDVAVWDVFEYRTVAALAEKLTGRAAKEETFVAPFALIAEEDRAALPAGVTDAYPLSQAQTGMVAEMLAGAEQAHYHNTTSHRILDDQPFDLSALQRAADLLLTRHENLRTSIDLGSYSRPLQLVHAKAALPIGMTALGSADVDSALREFRAAERARPFDLSAPALLRFHVHTTGQTDAWWLTSTECHAVSEGWSYHSLLMELVTTYRAIRSGNEPEPYVPPKVRYADFVAAELESLASADDKAYWLDVATSYEPVELPAGWGEEGEPHALYAGARTIDLEDGLRALATAADASLKSVMLAAHIKVMSLLSAESAFTTGLVCDARPEAKGADQVHGMYLNTLPFPVDRGARTWRELVEQTFARERELWPHRRYPMPQIQRDAGRRLINVFFNYQDFRQLDDNLVDPYAGETYESTDDMPVVAARRTSLQNESITEVPLTVSSRGGYIILTADSGVIGIDNAERLAGLYRSVLEAMAADPEGDARLAHLSADEESLVLETFAEGRVRSELPAILPDLIDASVARTPDRPAVVDHGLELTYGELDQRANQLARVLIERGVGPESRVAVALPRSVELIVALLAVVKAGGTYVPIDPDNPRDRVEFVLADSGPVLMVTAAGVDVPAGDVPVLLLDSTTASGQSGAPVTDADRIAPLRRENAIYVIYTSGSTGRPKGAVLEHRQVANYLAFCAEECDGLATSSLLHGSASFDLTVNALWGPLASGGTAILGALDGTEDAPPAKPAFVKVTPSHLTLLTELSADWSPSLQLMTGGEPLVGEAAEAWRALHPNVALINEYGPTETTVAVTGLTYRPGEQLPAGPVTIGCPMPNVRVYVLDANLQPAPVGVVGELYVAGPQVARGYHNRSDLTAAKFVACPWGPPGERMYRTGDLAAWNADGTLTCPTRVDDQVKIHGYRIELGEVEAAVRKHDAVAHVAVIAREDRPGDRKLVAYVVPSGPLDLDEVRAVVATQLPEYMVPAAFVVLGALPLTASGKLNRAALPAPEYTATAVEYVAPRSETEKEIVAVWQRALGIERVGVLDSFFELGGDSISAVSVVGGLRRAGLDAGVQDVFEARTVAVLAEKLTGRPAVEAARSVEPFALVVEADRALVPAGVVDAYPLSEAQTGMMVELLSSTTPRAYHNVVSTRLTDEKPLSVEALRQALALLIERHEVLRTAVDLETYSVPMQLVHATADVPLTYVDLSALPENIQRQAIAGFQTEEQATHFDQARPPLLRFAVHQLDELSWQATVTQNHVILEGWSHHALVTELLEYYVRFRDGQDQEPWQAPPVRFADAIAGELAALDSVADREYWAQVAALPKFTIPSGWKGDESAERTPYRVEVRYDDLEQQLRGVATETGTSLKSVLFAAHLAVLSALTGHEEFHSGLTSHIRPAVEGAERVYGMHLNMLPVPMRKEPGTWRDLVSRTFAAETELWSHRFFPMPVIQRELSSERRLLDVFFSFQDYRGVTARTEGLGIDGLDDSVASGTTEFPLSVATGPGYLVVRSNTRALDRSAGDLMAGMYRTALEAIVTTPDTRWDTTELLAADERPQTTEAAATEAVQEFEPPRTETERILAKIWMKLLDVPRVGRRDRFFELGGYSMLLVKTVSKAKAKNLPLSLFMYYDSDRLDHLAAAVDAAKAAEQTGRPAGWYGPGVDLLPSAMDEAAVPGAVVALLEGGELTEIQALGSLAADGQRPVTAETIFTVASVSKLVSTVGALRLVDNGELDLDEDIHRYLTSWEVPGRPRVTLRQLLGHRSGFTVSPGGGVAPGQPVPTLLDLLDGRAPATNAPIRCEHEPGSAFVKAGANFVVLQQLIEDVTGKPYAAAAKRLVLEPLGMHGSSFDRSFPLTSGRPVALGHLPDGPLDGGWRVRADAASGGLWTTAGDLAALALEIRRSYLGRPRAVLSKELARQMLSPAGDSAFGLGATAETDGDDVRFGHGGEPRGYYGGLICRVSSGDGFVLLANATAGKHLAQGLAGRLASI
- a CDS encoding amino acid adenylation domain-containing protein, whose amino-acid sequence is MTAEHVLIPARVAERAATSPDSVAVVDGARELTYAELDARAGRLAHLLRENGAGPEAVVGIALQRSFDLVVALLAVWRTGAAFVTLDPDFPKARLQWLAGDAAAQVVVAEAALADVFERPVIDPALVDKDRPVAPIVEPPTESAAYVMYTSGSTGTPKGVVITHAGIANRVQWAVDAQRLGEQDRVLQKTRITFDAAVWEFFGPLVSGGTVVLAPKDSERDAAALLNAVTTQKITVLQVVPSVLRLLVEEPGWDQSGSLRLVSCAGEPLHAELAQRLLKCTDVELWNTYGPTECSIDVTAYRFDPEQTSGPVSIGRPINGMRVLVLDPNTGAPVPVGVVGELHAGGVGVARGYLNRPGLTAERFVPDPFGKDGWRLYRTGDLVRWREDGNLEYVGRTDDQVKVNGVRIEPAEIEAALTAHPHVTAAVVVAKNRPDGTTQLVAYVQAASTDELRSHLLDRLPETHVPALFVRVESFPLTAHGKVDKAALPDPFLGAEYVAPRTTAEQLVADLWQQLLGVERVGAHDNFFELGGTSLVLTRLANRLRAAAGKDIQLRGLLRATTVEAQAAMLADVLDDGTELTVADRSQPLPLSASQRRLWFMEQLDTRSHEWVAPTFLRVPTGTGTAQVQEALDALVARHETLRTRYLVVDGEPTQVIDAPGPVDLRIVDVADDELTDVLIDHLGEGFDLQTGPVVRALYASTSTQDVLVLAIHHIATDGWSASVLADEFDRLLAGETLEPLEVQYADYAVWQQRNLTEELVAKELAHWRTALDGSEPLELPIDKPRPPVRDPHGAMVTFSVAGELAERLDQLGRSHGCTPFSTLLTAYAATLARFTGTWDVAVGAPVAGRDLPQLEKLVGFFLNTVVLRCRLDADLSFEDALERVRPVCEDAFSHAGLPFDRLVDDLAPDRDLSRTPLYQAAFDFHGTGFSGAEGDLEDLAAVQPALQVAKTDLTLNMRRLADGSLLGAMEYATSLFERATVQRITDAFVRLLEAMVADPATTLGAADVLSVEERDQLIHGWNATTLEVPALTTLQRFEAQAAATPHAIAVSPRGTTYGELEANANRLAQHLRALGVVQGDVVGVLLDRGPWLPTAMLAAWKAGAAYLPIDPDTPADRVAFVCQDAEVKALVTSSGRSTADGVVLVDAHAEAIAARLAEAPELEHDLDELAYVIYTSGSTGQPKGVAVPHRGLVNHLDWAARELCGAGSGGAPVFSSVAFDLGVPNLWAPLIAGQTVHLLPADLDLADLGRELAAHAPYSFVKLTPSHLEILTTQLSADQAADLAEVLVVAGEPFTRRVLEAWRSLAPDTRIINEYGPTEASVGTSIYEVPAAEQSDVLPIGKPLPNLTMYVLDADRRPVPLGVVGELYVGGTGVARGYVNRPELTAERFLPNPFGPGRLYRTGDLVRRRTDGTVEFLGRTDHQVKVRGHRIEPEEIQLVLVGHSGVGDAVVIAREDRPGDLRLVAYYVGTATADELADHAGRVLPGYLVPAAFVPLDRLPLNANGKLDRSALPAPEQAAAEHLVPPATVVEERIAEIWTELLGQDVGVRQNFFRSGGNSILAIRLIARLQSVFEVDLPVRAIFEQPTVAELAAAVEALIRAEIDALPDHEVLAATAEEN